The nucleotide sequence ATCTCTGTTTTTAGGGTCTATTGTCAACTCCCCCATAAGCTTAACGCTCTGGGCTCCACATCCCTCGGTGCAAATGCTAACTCCGACAACTCCAATAAACTGCATTAAATCGCCCTCAAAGTCTGCAATACCTGTTTCATGGCAGAAAGTTATGATTTTCGGGATCAATATTGTCATGAATTTGTCACATTCTTGGGTATTTGGGGACTTTTTTAAGAAAAATTATGGCTCGCCTGGGAAAATTCTATCAGCTTAAGTCATTTGGAGATAGAAGGTTCTCAAACGAGACGGTTTTAATCGAATATTCGATTGTCCCGCAACATCTTAGTCATCCGAATTTTAAACTCAATCCCAAATATTGTCATTAGATTTTAAGACAAGATTATTGACATTAACCAAAATGACCGTATATTTGAATACCCTCCGATGTGGTTAGATGTGGTTAATGGTGTGTGAACTCCACAAAGGAAGGTCACGCCCGGGCTTTAAAGTCCGGGCAAAAAATTTACGGCGGTATCGTCTAGTGGTTAGGACGGGTGGTTCTCAGCCATCAAACCGGGGTTCGATTCCCCGTACCGCTGCTTTTTTGGCAAAAGGCTGGAAGAGATTCCGGCCTTTTGATTTATCAAATGAACTCAGATTACCGTAATCACGGACAGCACGGCTCCCTCGGTGGATCGCCGCCTTTAAAAACGTGGTTTATCAAATAGACAGCGTCGCCGACATTTACTCCGTCGTCATCATTTGCATCGCCGCTACATACCGGATCGGGTGCGGGACCACCTTTGAAAACATGATTTATAATGAATACTGCGTCGCCAACGTTGACATAGTCATCGCCATTGGCATCACCACATATATAGGGAGCCGGAGATTCTCCAGACTCCTTCCAAAAACCGTGGTTGAGGTCATAGCTGGTCGATGAGCCAAAGCCGACGGCGGTCTGCCCGGCGGTGCCGATGAGGGTGTAGGTTGTAGACGTGCTTTTTCCACTGCCTGATGAAATCACCTGCCATTTGATCTGCTCGCCGGACTCTGGTTCTGTCGGAGATAGCAGAGGAGTCGATGGCTGAATCTTGTCCTGAGTAGTCGGCTGCGCCGTATCCTTGATCTTTTTGACAGTGGTTACTTTAACTCTTATAGGCTCCTTAGATTTATCTCCGGCCACGGAATCTGCGACCGCCACCGGAAACACAAAGGCCGCCACCGTTACGATATTTATATAAAATTGCCTCTTCATTTCGCTCCCTCCAGAGAGCCCAGTGGTGCCTCACCAGGCTGACCTTTCGACACAGCTGGCTGATATGCCATGGCCGGTCTTATCACCTGATAATCCTCATGGCCTTTCCTGACAGCCATGACAATAAAGTCAAAATCGTAAGTACCCTCTCCGTTACTGAGTTCGCGGACAACAAATCGATCAGGGCTTTTTTCCACCACTGCCAGTCCTCTGGATTCAGCAGAAAGGGGCGTAAGCTGAATCGTGATTCCCTCAGACACCGCAACAGCCCCGAAATGTTCAGGAAGAGTGACTTTCGCTATTCCATTTTCCAGATGCCCGGTTCCTCGCACATAGGCGGCTGCCTCCGGGCCTTCGGGGCAAGCATACCTGATATCAGTTCCTGGCTGGTCGGGATTCGCCACACGGAAACCCTTGACTTGGGCTTCGATCTCACCAAAGCCGTCACCATTCACAAACAGGCGTGCCAGAGGTTCTCCGAGGTCATTTATTATACTTATTTCCCCGTTGCCAATATCATCCACAAACATGTTTGCCCGAGGAAACCCATCGGCACCTCCTACAGATATAAAACCATGGTCAGGGTTATCCCGAAGGTCGCTCAACAGTATATTAAGATTGCCGTTCGGGCCGAACGTCGCCATTGCGCCGCCGCCCGCTTCCCCGTCTGCAATTCCGCAAATCATTCTACCGGTCGCCGGATCAAACGTTTGAATACTGCCTCCTCCATCCTGCGTAGGAGATATCAGACAAAGATTGTCTCCGTCGGCATTAGTTTGCAGGATATTCCCTTGAACAGTAAGCTGTTCCGGGGTAATTGCGGTGCCGATACCTACACCTCCCGAAGCCTGTATCAGGAACTGGAAGTCACCGGTCGAAGCGAAACCAAGCGGGTCCATGTCTGACCATACGAAGGTTCCATTATGAATCGCTCGGGCGTTTTGGCCTGCGGCAAAAGAATACGATCCAGCTGCAGTATTGTTCTCCCCCCCGGGGACTGTGCTGCCCGTGCCGCTGGCGGTGTTGTTACCCCCGCCGCCGACGGTACTCGCAAAGCCGTTGGCTGTGTTCCACCCCCCGCCGGCGACTGTACACGAATCATTACTGGCAATATTGTGACCGCCGCCACCGACAGTGCTGGCAGGGCCGCTGGCGGTGTTTTCAGATCCGCCGCCGACAAATCCGTGGTCAAGGATTACAGTATTCCCCTCCCCCCCCGCGATGGAGCCACCATTGCCAGCGACAAGATTTCTTCTGCCCCCACCGATGGCAGAATAGTCGCCCTCTGCCGTGTTTCCATTCTCGAATTCCCCTCCACCACCGCTGATAACAGAGCTTTCACCCACGGCGTCGTTTCCGGCGCCGCCGCCAACAGTACTGGCAGGGCCGCTGGCGGTGTTTTCAGATCCGCCGCCGACAAACCCTTGGTCAAGGGTTACGGTATTCCACTCGCCCCCCGCGATGGAGCCACCATTGCCAGCGACAAGATTTCTTCTGCCTCCGCCGATGGCGGAATGGTCGCCCTCTACGGTATTGTGTGATCCGCCAGCAATTGTCGACCAATTGCCGGTCACGATGTTGCGGTTACCGGCGACGAAGGCAAAACCGCCCGTATTAGTATGGCCCGGGCCAATGGTGGCCTTGCCGGATACACCGGTTACAGTAAGGTCGCCTTGAATTGATACGTCGCTGGATATGATGCCGCCTGCGGCGCCATCAACAGTGGCGACCCGGTGCGCATAGGGGGCAGAGGTCAGTCGCGTTCGGGGTATTAGTTCATCGGGGTCGGGGAGGACGCGA is from Candidatus Zixiibacteriota bacterium and encodes:
- a CDS encoding dockerin type I repeat-containing protein encodes the protein MKRQFYINIVTVAAFVFPVAVADSVAGDKSKEPIRVKVTTVKKIKDTAQPTTQDKIQPSTPLLSPTEPESGEQIKWQVISSGSGKSTSTTYTLIGTAGQTAVGFGSSTSYDLNHGFWKESGESPAPYICGDANGDDYVNVGDAVFIINHVFKGGPAPDPVCSGDANDDDGVNVGDAVYLINHVFKGGDPPREPCCP